Proteins from a single region of Vulgatibacter sp.:
- the moaC gene encoding cyclic pyranopterin monophosphate synthase MoaC, translating to MKMIDVGSKESTHRIALASGAVHLSPATLRKIAAGEIEKGDVLATARLAAIMAAKRTPDIVPLCHPIGLTAVVPELTLDEAASAVRVQVRVETRDRTGVEMEALTAVSAACLTVYDMCKSVDPGMTIEAVRLEEKHGGKNGSWIRSTPQPGT from the coding sequence GTGAAGATGATCGACGTGGGGAGCAAGGAGAGCACCCACCGCATCGCCCTGGCGAGCGGTGCGGTGCACCTCTCCCCTGCCACGCTGCGGAAGATCGCCGCCGGTGAAATCGAGAAGGGCGACGTGCTCGCCACCGCGCGCCTCGCGGCGATCATGGCCGCCAAGCGCACGCCGGACATCGTGCCCCTCTGCCACCCGATCGGCCTCACCGCCGTGGTGCCGGAGCTCACCCTCGACGAGGCGGCTTCCGCCGTGCGGGTGCAGGTGCGGGTGGAGACGCGGGATCGCACCGGCGTGGAGATGGAGGCGCTCACCGCCGTCTCCGCCGCCTGCCTCACGGTCTACGACATGTGCAAGTCGGTGGATCCCGGCATGACCATCGAGGCGGTGCGCCTCGAGGAGAAGCACGGCGGCAAGAACGGCAGCTGGATCCGCAGCACGCCGCAGCCCGGCACCTGA
- a CDS encoding single-stranded DNA-binding protein, translating to MASVNKVILLGNLGADPEIRFTPGGQAVANFRMATTDSWMDKNAGQRQERTEWHRVVVWGKLAELCGEYLKKGRQCYVEGRLQTREWQDKDGQKRFTTEIVANQVVFLGGGGREGGGGFGGGGAGGGGFGGGGAGGAGGAGGGGFGGGGYGSGGGGGGYGGGGGGYGGGGGGSGYGGGGDFGEGGGPNDDIPF from the coding sequence ATGGCCAGCGTCAATAAGGTGATTTTGCTCGGGAATCTCGGTGCGGATCCGGAGATCCGCTTCACGCCCGGCGGGCAGGCGGTCGCCAACTTCCGCATGGCGACGACCGACTCCTGGATGGACAAGAACGCGGGGCAGCGCCAGGAGCGCACCGAATGGCACCGGGTGGTGGTCTGGGGCAAGCTGGCCGAGCTCTGCGGCGAGTACCTCAAGAAGGGCCGCCAGTGCTACGTCGAGGGCCGGCTGCAGACCCGCGAGTGGCAGGACAAGGACGGCCAGAAGCGCTTCACCACCGAGATCGTGGCGAACCAGGTCGTCTTCCTCGGCGGCGGTGGCCGTGAGGGTGGCGGCGGCTTCGGTGGCGGTGGCGCCGGTGGTGGCGGCTTCGGCGGAGGCGGTGCCGGTGGTGCCGGTGGTGCCGGCGGTGGCGGCTTCGGCGGCGGGGGCTACGGCTCCGGCGGTGGGGGCGGCGGCTATGGGGGCGGCGGCGGTGGCTACGGTGGCGGTGGCGGCGGCAGCGGCTACGGCGGCGGTGGCGACTTCGGCGAGGGCGGCGGCCCGAACGACGACATCCCCTTCTAG
- the radC gene encoding RadC family protein: MRQDLATSSTVGSLATEDAPALSVVRLPLEVRPRERLLEAGASQLSEVELLAIVLGAAGPVPAVRAAEGLLGRYGSLPEMARCTPGELAAGGVGRVRAARLVAALELGRRSLEPRSRELSLTRPEDVYRYARPRLGHLTHEVFHVLLLDARHRLVADRRVAAGGLASCAIAPRDVFEPAIREAAPALVFLHNHPSGDPTPSRDDIELTRRLAEGARVLGISLIDHVVVADGGFASLAEMGKL; the protein is encoded by the coding sequence ATGCGGCAGGACCTCGCAACGTCGTCGACGGTGGGATCGCTAGCGACGGAAGATGCGCCGGCGCTCTCGGTGGTGCGGTTGCCCCTCGAGGTGCGGCCGCGGGAGCGGTTGCTCGAGGCAGGCGCCTCGCAGCTTTCGGAGGTCGAGCTCCTCGCCATCGTGCTGGGAGCGGCGGGGCCGGTGCCGGCGGTCCGGGCGGCGGAGGGGCTGCTGGGGCGCTACGGCTCGCTGCCGGAGATGGCGCGGTGCACGCCGGGGGAGCTGGCGGCCGGCGGCGTCGGCAGGGTCCGGGCGGCCCGGCTCGTCGCGGCGCTCGAGCTGGGGCGGCGCTCCCTCGAGCCTCGCAGCCGGGAGCTCTCGCTCACCAGGCCCGAGGACGTCTACCGCTACGCGAGGCCGCGGCTGGGCCACCTCACCCACGAGGTCTTCCACGTGCTCCTGCTCGACGCGCGGCACCGGCTGGTGGCCGATCGCCGGGTCGCCGCAGGTGGCCTCGCCTCCTGCGCGATCGCGCCACGGGACGTCTTCGAGCCCGCCATCCGGGAGGCGGCGCCGGCGCTGGTCTTCCTCCACAACCATCCGAGCGGCGATCCCACACCCTCCCGGGACGACATCGAGCTCACCCGCCGCCTCGCCGAGGGGGCGCGGGTCCTCGGCATCTCCCTCATCGACCACGTGGTCGTCGCCGACGGCGGTTTCGCCAGCCTCGCGGAGATGGGGAAGCTATGA
- the trxB gene encoding thioredoxin-disulfide reductase, protein MADKKASVVIIGSGPAGYTAAIYAARANLEPVLISGPQPGGQLTITSDVENFPGFPKGIMGPEMMNLFREQAERFGTRFVEGMVTSVDLSRRPFLVEVDEGRDCWSAETLIVSTGASARWLGIPGEKDYWGRGVSACATCDGFFFKGQEVVVVGGGDSAMEEATFLTKFASRVTVIHRREELRASKIMQDKAKNNPKISFIWNSAVSRVLGNEQGVTGVVVKNLHTGDEAEVHCTGFFVAIGHDPNTQIVKGQLPLDEAGYIKTHLGSTKTDVAGVFACGDAIDSVYRQAITAAGTGCMAALDAERFLEHWVDDRP, encoded by the coding sequence ATGGCAGACAAGAAAGCGAGCGTGGTGATCATCGGTTCGGGGCCCGCGGGCTACACCGCCGCGATCTACGCGGCCCGCGCCAACCTCGAGCCGGTTCTCATCTCGGGCCCGCAGCCCGGCGGGCAGCTGACCATCACCAGCGACGTCGAGAACTTCCCCGGCTTCCCCAAGGGGATCATGGGGCCGGAGATGATGAACCTCTTCCGCGAGCAGGCGGAGCGCTTCGGCACCCGCTTCGTGGAGGGCATGGTCACCTCGGTCGACCTGAGCCGCCGCCCCTTCCTCGTCGAGGTGGACGAGGGGCGCGACTGTTGGAGCGCCGAGACGCTGATCGTCTCGACCGGCGCCTCGGCGCGCTGGCTGGGCATCCCCGGCGAGAAGGACTACTGGGGCCGCGGCGTCTCCGCCTGCGCCACCTGCGACGGCTTCTTCTTCAAGGGCCAGGAGGTCGTGGTGGTCGGCGGCGGCGACAGCGCGATGGAGGAGGCGACCTTCCTCACCAAATTCGCCTCCCGCGTCACCGTGATCCACCGCCGCGAGGAGCTGCGCGCGTCGAAGATCATGCAGGACAAGGCGAAGAACAACCCGAAGATCTCGTTCATCTGGAACAGCGCGGTGAGCCGCGTCCTCGGGAACGAGCAGGGCGTCACCGGCGTGGTGGTGAAGAACCTCCACACCGGCGACGAGGCCGAGGTCCACTGCACCGGCTTCTTCGTCGCCATCGGCCACGACCCCAACACCCAGATCGTGAAGGGGCAGCTCCCCCTCGACGAGGCGGGCTACATCAAGACCCACCTGGGCAGCACCAAGACCGACGTGGCCGGGGTCTTCGCCTGCGGAGACGCCATCGACTCGGTCTACCGCCAGGCGATCACCGCTGCGGGCACCGGCTGCATGGCGGCGCTCGACGCGGAGCGCTTCCTCGAGCATTGGGTGGACGACCGCCCGTGA
- a CDS encoding class I SAM-dependent methyltransferase gives MTARSGTSASVYDKPLLYDIAFSYRDYPAEVDALCAWFARVSGTGRQPRSFLELAAGPADHAIELARRGASATALDLAPAMCDYARQKSELLGAPVDSACADMIDFELPARFELAALMINSVAHLYDLDALVQHLQAVARHLEPHGVYVLEVQHPADFVGRGPRPAGTSQPWTVERFGLEVRTRWGTPDDPYDPLRQIFEAHVELQVRGPEGEETIHERVPMRDWTRTELEAGVRLSGAFELAEIHGALEADAPFDSSPESWRMVLVLRRKA, from the coding sequence ATGACTGCCCGGTCGGGGACGAGCGCGTCGGTCTACGACAAGCCGCTGCTCTACGACATCGCCTTCAGCTACCGTGACTATCCCGCGGAGGTCGACGCCCTCTGCGCCTGGTTCGCACGGGTGAGCGGCACCGGCCGCCAACCCCGCTCCTTCCTCGAGCTGGCTGCGGGCCCGGCCGACCACGCCATCGAGCTCGCCCGGCGCGGCGCCAGCGCCACCGCCCTCGATCTGGCGCCTGCCATGTGCGACTACGCCAGGCAGAAGAGCGAGCTGCTCGGCGCCCCCGTCGACTCCGCCTGCGCCGACATGATCGACTTCGAGCTCCCCGCCCGCTTCGAGCTGGCGGCGCTGATGATCAACTCGGTCGCGCATCTCTACGATCTCGACGCCCTCGTCCAGCACCTGCAGGCCGTCGCCCGGCACCTCGAGCCCCACGGCGTCTACGTGCTCGAGGTGCAGCACCCCGCCGACTTCGTGGGCAGGGGACCCCGGCCCGCCGGTACCTCGCAGCCCTGGACGGTGGAGCGCTTCGGCCTCGAGGTGCGCACCCGCTGGGGCACGCCCGACGATCCCTACGATCCACTGCGGCAGATCTTCGAGGCCCACGTGGAGCTGCAGGTCCGCGGCCCGGAGGGCGAGGAGACGATCCACGAACGCGTGCCGATGCGCGATTGGACGCGCACCGAGCTCGAGGCCGGCGTGCGCCTCAGCGGCGCCTTCGAACTCGCCGAGATTCACGGCGCCCTCGAGGCGGACGCGCCCTTCGACAGCTCGCCGGAGAGCTGGCGGATGGTCCTCGTCCTGCGCAGGAAGGCTTAG
- a CDS encoding RecQ family ATP-dependent DNA helicase has translation MTALVVEEPPLMDLSPDGLRASLQQHFGFDGFRPGQEAVVRSVLEGRSTVAVMPTGAGKSLCYQLPALLLPGTALVVSPLVALMKDQVDSLQARGIPATFINSSIDDGEKARRLDGVRRGAFKLVYVAPERFRSGAFLDAIREVQLGLYAVDEAHCISQWGHDFRPDYTRLGQVRWVLRPPRTLALTATATPEVRDDIVRVLRLKDPQVSVAGFDRPNLFFEVAQVANEHEKLVRIARACKDGGGVVYCATRRDVEKVAGLLDERGVPALAYHAGMTDEERHRVQDAFMERDDAVVCATNAFGMGVDKPTIRFVAHFAVPKTMEAYYQEAGRAGRDGKPGRALLLFNHADVRLQERMIEGNHPSPKLLADLWERLGHLGGGELRLTERELASSIGASPIEVGSALKHLERAGHVVRTPRSLLVQDPGAELRVDFEGMSARRERELSMLRRMTNYAYHQGCRRAYLLAYFGDRGTSCSGCDVCSGPKDPPPPHELEQRRTRRRGGASSPIVDDGPYDGAVFEALREMRTTLAKAEGVPPYVVFNDRTLRAFARALPQTEEAFLAVAGAGPAKWERYGVHVLAAVAQAQGRSA, from the coding sequence ATGACGGCCCTCGTGGTAGAAGAGCCGCCGCTCATGGATCTCTCCCCCGACGGCCTGCGCGCCTCGCTCCAGCAGCACTTCGGTTTCGACGGCTTCCGGCCCGGCCAGGAAGCCGTGGTGCGCTCGGTGCTCGAAGGGCGATCGACCGTGGCGGTGATGCCCACCGGCGCGGGGAAGAGCCTCTGCTACCAGCTCCCGGCGCTGCTCCTGCCAGGCACCGCGCTGGTGGTGAGCCCGCTGGTCGCCCTGATGAAGGACCAGGTCGATTCGCTCCAGGCCCGCGGGATCCCGGCGACCTTCATCAACTCGTCCATCGACGACGGGGAGAAGGCCCGGCGCCTCGACGGCGTCCGGCGCGGCGCGTTCAAGCTGGTCTACGTCGCACCGGAGCGCTTCCGCTCCGGCGCGTTCCTCGACGCGATCCGCGAGGTGCAGCTCGGCCTCTACGCGGTCGACGAGGCCCACTGCATCTCCCAGTGGGGCCACGACTTCCGACCCGACTACACCAGGCTCGGGCAGGTGCGCTGGGTGCTGCGGCCGCCGCGGACCCTGGCGCTCACCGCCACCGCGACGCCGGAGGTGCGGGACGACATCGTCCGGGTGCTGCGCCTCAAGGATCCGCAGGTCTCGGTGGCGGGCTTCGACAGGCCGAACCTCTTCTTCGAGGTGGCGCAGGTCGCCAACGAGCACGAGAAGCTCGTGCGGATCGCGCGGGCCTGCAAGGACGGCGGCGGCGTCGTCTACTGCGCCACCCGCCGCGACGTGGAGAAGGTGGCGGGCCTGCTCGACGAGCGGGGCGTCCCCGCCCTCGCCTACCACGCCGGGATGACCGACGAGGAGCGGCACCGGGTGCAGGACGCGTTCATGGAGCGGGACGACGCCGTGGTCTGCGCCACCAATGCCTTCGGCATGGGCGTGGACAAGCCGACCATCCGCTTCGTCGCCCATTTCGCGGTGCCGAAGACGATGGAGGCCTACTACCAGGAGGCGGGGCGCGCCGGTCGTGACGGCAAGCCCGGCAGGGCGCTGCTCCTCTTCAACCACGCCGACGTCCGGCTCCAGGAGCGGATGATCGAGGGGAACCACCCCAGCCCGAAGCTGCTGGCGGATCTCTGGGAGCGGCTCGGCCACCTCGGTGGCGGCGAGCTGCGGCTGACGGAGCGCGAGCTGGCGAGCAGCATCGGCGCGAGCCCGATCGAGGTCGGCTCGGCGCTCAAGCACCTCGAGCGTGCGGGTCACGTGGTTCGAACGCCGCGCTCGCTCCTGGTGCAGGATCCCGGCGCGGAGCTGCGGGTCGATTTCGAGGGGATGTCGGCACGGCGGGAGCGCGAGCTCTCGATGCTGCGCCGGATGACCAACTACGCCTACCACCAGGGCTGCAGACGCGCCTACCTCCTCGCCTACTTCGGCGACAGGGGCACCTCCTGCTCGGGCTGCGACGTCTGTTCCGGCCCGAAGGATCCACCGCCGCCCCACGAGCTCGAACAGCGGCGGACCAGGCGCAGGGGTGGTGCCTCGTCGCCCATCGTCGACGACGGTCCCTACGACGGGGCGGTCTTCGAGGCGCTGCGGGAGATGCGGACCACGCTGGCGAAGGCGGAGGGCGTTCCGCCCTACGTGGTCTTCAACGATCGCACCCTGCGCGCCTTCGCCCGGGCGCTGCCGCAAACGGAGGAGGCGTTCCTCGCGGTGGCGGGTGCGGGTCCGGCCAAGTGGGAGCGCTACGGCGTCCACGTCCTCGCGGCGGTGGCGCAGGCGCAGGGCCGCTCGGCGTAA
- a CDS encoding tetratricopeptide repeat protein — protein MADSRLEQYQQLLEADPASMVFVDLASELLQRGKAARAVEVCTAGLAHHPEHVEARILCGRALLRLGRATDARTHFEAALAARPRDPEVHATVGEALLDRGLQRSALQLFKKARALAPGDERIEALLARAEGGAASSPSASKATAADPAAAPTTGAAEASVPAPERVAAAAPVPVEESATTPLRATTPPPPASDFAEGVPPPETTAVDELSGWPNDQQPVRKEAAAAGGDDAAPSAEQAAAEDDTAPAGASETPARPAGPPPLTRAPATPPPIRREPTGEQPADDLLGALPAPPQEPPAPPQPEPSVVAEEAANVAAVYERELRERLAAEQARPPSWLRRHRLGISLGLLLATGGGAAWAAYEYRRAATHADDVARYTAAARNGLLRDTRAAYEASLTALDEVLDREEHNPTARALRAQVIATLAKRYGSERVDAAEAPRLLGPAEVAAEPEVVLATRLLLAEPAERKSIEEAILAADPGKAGATVHSLAGAILLERGDSAAAIERFNAAVASVPGHVPTLVHVADYYRERHEHSEALRYDRLALAVVEDHPLALLGAAEAQLALAKERAPLEEALAGLSRVGTDAVPAAERSRYVQVKARLLASLGRREEALAVLEPLRAGAAGDAELLPALADTFVAVGAPDRAEELFRVDAVGSDSPLRHREAWARALLARERYKAVTAVPAGKGERSLQLLKGIAWYRSGSLDRARSTLRRTATRQAGKMPVEAVVYLALADLQSGRLDKARRNLERLGTGSRAKTTGRWAYAALLVREGRLDEAEAALREAVGLDRDSVEARCALGRLLLRRGDAAGARAALEEALARNPFHAEARTALGAAALAAGDLPGARKALAAAVEQAPDDAEALAALALLEAREGKAEEAQRRIAQAKRRGPREAAVLAARAELALRDGESRAAIALLEQATRADGSDPRLWIRLGELRLAAGAARPARLAYGRALDLQPASAAAQLGAARAQVADGQAAAAAKRLEGQVARLGDDAAPALRGSLLVALAAVERSLERSGARAHAEEAVAIAPDSATAHLALGEILAAAGDQAGAETHLRKARELDGESPEILRALGLHLLAHGDRPEGEKLLARYLRASPDGPSAREVRSRLGTGK, from the coding sequence ATGGCCGACTCGAGGCTCGAGCAGTACCAGCAGCTGCTGGAGGCGGATCCCGCTTCCATGGTCTTCGTCGATCTCGCCAGCGAGCTGCTGCAACGAGGCAAGGCCGCGCGGGCGGTGGAGGTCTGCACCGCGGGGCTCGCGCACCACCCCGAGCACGTCGAGGCGCGGATCCTCTGCGGACGGGCGCTCCTGCGCCTCGGGCGGGCGACCGACGCGCGGACGCATTTCGAGGCGGCCCTCGCTGCGCGCCCCCGGGATCCCGAGGTCCACGCCACGGTGGGCGAAGCGCTCCTCGACCGCGGCTTGCAGCGCTCGGCCCTGCAGCTCTTCAAGAAGGCCCGCGCGCTCGCGCCGGGGGACGAGCGGATCGAGGCGCTCCTCGCTCGCGCAGAGGGCGGCGCCGCTTCGTCGCCGTCTGCATCCAAAGCCACCGCAGCCGACCCCGCTGCGGCACCGACGACCGGTGCGGCAGAGGCCAGCGTTCCCGCGCCGGAGCGCGTCGCTGCAGCGGCGCCTGTTCCCGTCGAGGAGAGCGCCACGACGCCGCTCCGAGCGACGACGCCGCCGCCCCCCGCGTCCGACTTCGCCGAGGGCGTGCCGCCCCCCGAAACCACCGCCGTCGACGAGCTCTCGGGCTGGCCCAACGATCAGCAGCCGGTGCGCAAGGAGGCTGCCGCCGCTGGTGGCGACGACGCAGCGCCATCGGCAGAGCAGGCCGCAGCGGAAGACGACACCGCTCCCGCTGGCGCCAGCGAAACGCCGGCCCGTCCCGCCGGCCCGCCGCCCCTCACACGCGCCCCAGCGACGCCGCCTCCAATTCGTCGCGAGCCCACCGGCGAGCAGCCTGCCGACGATCTTCTCGGCGCGCTCCCCGCCCCGCCCCAGGAGCCGCCAGCGCCACCGCAGCCGGAGCCGAGCGTCGTCGCCGAGGAGGCCGCGAACGTCGCCGCCGTCTACGAGCGCGAGTTGCGCGAGCGCCTCGCCGCGGAGCAGGCCCGCCCGCCCTCCTGGCTCCGTCGCCACCGCCTCGGCATCAGCCTCGGCCTCCTCCTCGCCACCGGCGGCGGCGCCGCCTGGGCCGCCTACGAATACCGCCGTGCCGCCACGCACGCCGACGACGTGGCGCGCTACACCGCCGCCGCCCGCAACGGCCTGCTCCGCGACACCCGCGCCGCGTACGAGGCGAGCCTCACCGCCCTCGACGAGGTGCTCGATCGCGAGGAGCACAATCCGACCGCTCGTGCGCTGCGGGCGCAGGTGATCGCCACGCTGGCCAAGCGCTACGGCAGCGAGCGGGTCGATGCGGCGGAGGCCCCACGGCTCCTCGGCCCCGCCGAGGTGGCGGCGGAACCGGAGGTCGTCCTCGCCACGAGGCTCCTCCTCGCGGAGCCCGCAGAGCGGAAGTCGATCGAGGAGGCGATCCTCGCCGCCGATCCCGGCAAGGCGGGAGCCACCGTCCACAGCCTCGCGGGTGCGATCCTCCTCGAGCGGGGCGACTCCGCCGCCGCCATCGAGCGCTTCAACGCGGCGGTCGCCAGCGTTCCCGGCCACGTGCCCACTCTCGTCCACGTCGCCGACTACTACCGCGAGCGCCATGAGCACAGCGAAGCGCTCCGCTACGACCGCCTCGCCCTGGCGGTGGTGGAGGATCATCCCCTCGCGCTCCTCGGCGCCGCCGAGGCACAGCTCGCGCTGGCGAAGGAGCGGGCACCGCTGGAGGAGGCACTCGCCGGCCTTTCCCGGGTGGGCACCGACGCCGTTCCCGCAGCGGAGCGCAGCCGCTACGTGCAGGTGAAGGCGCGCCTGCTCGCATCGCTCGGACGGCGCGAGGAGGCGCTCGCGGTCCTCGAGCCGCTCCGCGCCGGCGCCGCCGGGGACGCCGAGCTGCTCCCCGCCCTCGCCGACACCTTCGTCGCGGTCGGTGCGCCCGATCGCGCCGAGGAGCTCTTCCGCGTCGACGCGGTCGGGAGCGATTCGCCGCTCCGCCACCGGGAAGCGTGGGCCCGGGCGCTCCTCGCCCGGGAGCGCTACAAGGCGGTGACGGCGGTTCCCGCCGGCAAAGGCGAGCGCAGCCTCCAGCTCCTCAAGGGGATCGCCTGGTACCGCTCGGGCTCCCTCGATCGCGCGCGCAGCACCCTGCGCCGCACCGCCACCAGGCAGGCGGGGAAGATGCCGGTGGAGGCCGTCGTCTATCTCGCGCTCGCCGATCTGCAGAGCGGTCGTCTCGACAAGGCGCGGCGCAACCTCGAGCGTCTCGGCACCGGCTCTCGGGCGAAGACCACCGGCCGCTGGGCGTACGCGGCGCTCCTCGTCCGCGAGGGCCGCCTCGACGAGGCGGAGGCAGCGCTCCGCGAAGCCGTCGGCCTCGACCGCGACTCGGTGGAGGCCCGCTGCGCCCTCGGTCGCCTCCTGCTCCGCAGGGGTGATGCCGCAGGCGCCCGGGCCGCGCTCGAGGAGGCGCTCGCCCGCAACCCCTTCCACGCCGAAGCCCGCACCGCCCTCGGCGCCGCGGCTCTCGCCGCAGGCGATCTCCCCGGCGCCCGCAAAGCCCTCGCCGCCGCCGTCGAACAGGCCCCCGACGACGCCGAGGCCCTCGCTGCGCTCGCGCTGCTCGAGGCACGGGAGGGGAAGGCCGAGGAGGCGCAGCGCCGCATCGCGCAGGCGAAGCGCCGTGGCCCCCGCGAGGCCGCCGTCCTCGCCGCCAGGGCAGAGCTCGCCCTGCGCGACGGGGAGAGCAGGGCGGCCATCGCGCTCCTCGAGCAGGCGACCAGGGCCGACGGCAGCGACCCGCGCCTCTGGATCCGGCTCGGCGAGCTCCGCCTCGCCGCCGGTGCAGCCCGCCCGGCCAGGCTCGCCTACGGCCGCGCCCTCGACCTCCAGCCGGCCTCTGCAGCGGCGCAGCTCGGCGCCGCCCGGGCACAGGTCGCCGACGGGCAGGCAGCTGCTGCTGCGAAGCGTCTCGAGGGCCAGGTGGCACGGCTCGGCGACGACGCGGCGCCCGCGCTGCGGGGCTCGCTCCTCGTCGCCCTCGCTGCGGTCGAGCGCTCCCTCGAGCGGTCCGGCGCAAGGGCCCACGCCGAGGAGGCGGTCGCGATCGCACCCGACTCGGCCACCGCCCACCTCGCCCTGGGCGAGATCCTCGCTGCGGCAGGTGATCAGGCAGGCGCCGAGACCCACCTGCGCAAGGCCCGGGAGCTCGACGGCGAGTCGCCCGAGATCCTTCGGGCCCTCGGCCTCCACCTCCTCGCGCACGGCGATCGGCCGGAGGGCGAGAAGCTTCTCGCCCGCTACCTCCGGGCCTCCCCCGACGGTCCCTCGGCGCGCGAGGTCCGCTCCCGTCTCGGCACGGGCAAATAG